The Pagrus major chromosome 17, Pma_NU_1.0 genome includes a region encoding these proteins:
- the paqr7b gene encoding membrane progestin receptor alpha-B — MATVVMEQIGRLFINAQQLRQIPQLLESAFPTLPCTVKVSDVPWVFQERHILTGYRQPDQSWRYYFLTLFQRHNETLNVWTHLLAAFIILVKCQEISQTVDFLRDPHAQPLFIVLLAAFTYLSFSALAHLLSAKSELSYYTFYFLDYVGVSVYQYGSALAHYYYAIEKEWHSRVRGLFLPAAAFLAWLTCFGCCYGKYARPEMPKLAHKLFQVVPSALAYCLDISPVVHRIYSCYQTGCSDPVVAYHLYHVLFFLVGAYFFCCPHPESWFPGCCDFIGQGHQLFHVFVVVCTLMQIEALRTDFTERRPFYERLHGDLAHDAVALFIFTACCSALTAFCVRQRVRASLHEKEE, encoded by the coding sequence ATGGCGACGGTGGTGATGGAGCAGATCGGTCGCCTGTTCATCAACGCCCAGCAGCTGCGTCAGATCCCTCAGCTCCTGGAGTCCGCCTTCCCCACGCTGCCTTGCACCGTCAAGGTGTCCGATGTCCCCTGGGTGTTCCAGGAGCGTCACATCCTCACCGGCTACAGACAGCCGGACCAAAGCTGGCGCTACTACTTCCTCACCCTCTTCCAAAGGCACAACGAGACCCTCAATGTGTGGACCCATCTGCTGGCTGCCTTCATCATCTTGGTCAAGTGTCAGGAGATCTCGCAGACTGTCGATTTTTTGCGAGACCCTCATGCTCAGCCCCTCTTCATCGTCCTCCTGGCAGCCTTCACCTACCTCTCCTTCAGCGCTCTCGCCCATCTGCTCTCTGCCAAGTCCGAGCTCTCCTACTACACCTTCTACTTCCTCGACTACGTGGGGGTCTCTGTCTACCAGTATGGCAGTGCCCTGGCGCACTACTACTACGCCATAGAGAAAGAGTGGCATAGTAGAGTGCGAGGGCTCTTTTTACCCGCTGCAGCATTCTTGGCCTGGCTCACTTGCTTTGGCTGCTGCTATGGCAAATATGCGCGGCCTGAGATGCCCAAGTTAGCCCACAAGCTCTTCCAAGTGGTGCCCTCAGCCTTGGCTTACTGTTTAGACATAAGCCCTGTGGTTCACCGCATCTACAGCTGCTACCAGACGGGCTGCTCCGACCCAGTCGTGGCGTACCATTTATACCATGTGCTCTTTTTCTTAGTCGGCGCCTATTTCTTCTGCTGCCCTCACCCAGAGAGTTGGTTCCCTGGGTGTTGTGACTTCATCGGGCAGGGCCACCAGCTCTTTCACGTGTTCGTGGTGGTGTGCACCCTGATGCAGATCGAAGCGCTGCGAACAGACTTCACGGAGCGCCGTCCCTTCTACGAGCGTCTTCACGGCGACCTCGCACACGATGCCGTTGCACTCTTCATCTTCACTGCCTGCTGCAGCGCTCTCACAGCTTTTTGTGTGCGCCAGCGCGTACGTGCCTCTCTACACGAGAAGGAGGAGTAA